The Amycolatopsis umgeniensis DNA segment GACCGGCGTCGCCGTCGCCGACGCGCTTGAAGTCCTGCGCGGGCAGCAGCGGGACGACCGTGCGGCCGTCGACGAAGCAGAAGAGAGAGGCCTCCGGGCCGTCGAGGAACGACTCCAGGAGCACCGGGTGGCCGCCGTCGAGCAGCATCAGGGCGTGCTTGCGCGCGACGTCGACGTCCGTGGTGACCACGACGCCCTTACCCGCGGCGAGGCCGTCGTCCTTGACCACCCAAGTGGGGCCGAAGCGGCCGAGCGCGGCGTCGAGGCGGGCCGGGTTGTCGACGACCTCGCAGTGCGCTGTCGGCACCTTCGCGACCGCCATGACGTCCTTCGCGAACGCCTTCGAGCCCTCGATCCTGGCCGCGGACGCGGACGGGCCGAAGCAGGCGATGCCCGCCTTCCGGACCGCGTCGGCGACACCCGCCACCAGCGGGACCTCGGGACCGACCACCACCAGGTCCGCCTGCCACTGCTTGGCCAGGGCGGAGACCGATTCGGGGTCGGCCGCGTCGACACCGAGCTGCTCGGCCACCGAGGAGGTGCCGGCGTTGCCCGGGGCACAGGCCAGCGCGGTGACGGAAGGGTCTTCCGCGACCGCGAGGACAAGTGCATGCTCACGGGCGCCGGACCCGATTACCAGTACGCGCACGACGCACAGGGTAACCGTGCCGGAGATGCCCTGTCGGCGGAGCCACGTGAAACCCGCCCCGACCGGAGGCCCCGCTATCGTGGCGACGGGGCACCATAACGTCTGACCTGCGGAAACACGAACCTGCCCCGGCGACGCGATCGCCGTCGCGGGTCACCGATCACCACAGCCCGAACACGTCGCCGTCCTCGAGCGGGTGGTTCCATCCGGCGTTCACCCGGCGGTCAGCGCTCCGCCGGTCCGTCTTCGCCGTCCGGACGCCTCCTGCGTCAAGGGTGGCGCGGTACCCCGAGTTCGAGTCGAAAGAGGTTACCCACCATGCGAAAGCGCCTGGGCGTGCTCGCCCTGTCCGGTCTCGCCGTCCTCAGCGTCACAGGGCTGGCGGGCGCCGCCGAGCCGGGTGCCGGAGATGTGTCGGCACAGGCCAGGGGTCACGATGGTCCGGTGATCGTCGGACACCGCGGCGCGCCGGGTTACCGCCCGGAGCACACGCTCGCCTCGTATGAGCTCGCCTACCGCCAGGGCGTCGACTGGGTCGACGTCGACCTGGTGCCCACCAAGGACGGCCAGCTGGTCGCCCGGCACGAGAACGAGATCGGCGGGACCACCGACGTCGCGAAGCACCCCGAGTTCGCGAACCGGAAGGCGACGAAGGTCATCGACGGCGCGTCGTTCACCGGCTGGTTCACCGAGGACTTCACCCTCGCCGAGCTGAAGACCCTGCGCGCGACCGAGCGGATCCCGCAGCTGCGCCCGAACAACAAGATCTACGACGGCCGCTACCAGATCGCCACCTACCAGGAGGTGCTCGACCTGACGCGCCGTCTGGGCCGCGAGCTGCGCCGTGAGCTGGGGACGTACCCCGAGATCAAGCACTCGACCTACTTCTCCTCGATCAAGAACCCGACCGAGCCGAAGCTGGTCGAGCTGCTCAAGCGCAACGGGCTCAACCACCCGAAGGCGCCGGTGATCATCCAGTCGTTCGAGGTGTCGAACCTGATCGCGCTTTCGCGCCAGGTGCGGGTGCCGCTGCTGCAGCTGACCTCGGCGACCGGCGCTCCGGCCGACTTCGTCGCGAAGGGCGACCCGCGGACGTACGCCGACCTCGTCACGCCGGCGGGCCTGAAGGAGATCTCGAAGTACGCGGACTACCTGGGCCCGGAGAAGGCGCAGGTCATCCCCGTGGTGAACGGGGCGCTGGGCGCGCCGACCAAGCTCGTCGCCGACGCGCACCAGGCCGGGCTGAAGGTCGGGCCGTACACGTTCCGCAACGAGAACAACTTCCTCCCGCAGAACCTGCGCTCGTCGGCCAACCTCGCGGAGTACGGCAACGCGTTCGCCGAGCAGGAGGCCTTCCTCAAGGCGGGCGTCGACGGATACTTCGCCGACCACCCGGACACCGCGCTGGAAGCGGTGAAGGCTTTCCGGGGTCGCTGACACCTCCTCTCCGATGCCGTGAACGGCCCGTTCCTCGCGAACGGGCCGTTTTCGCGCGTCCGACGAGGCGGGTTTCTTGACGGGACCT contains these protein-coding regions:
- the purD gene encoding phosphoribosylamine--glycine ligase, with product MRVLVIGSGAREHALVLAVAEDPSVTALACAPGNAGTSSVAEQLGVDAADPESVSALAKQWQADLVVVGPEVPLVAGVADAVRKAGIACFGPSASAARIEGSKAFAKDVMAVAKVPTAHCEVVDNPARLDAALGRFGPTWVVKDDGLAAGKGVVVTTDVDVARKHALMLLDGGHPVLLESFLDGPEASLFCFVDGRTVVPLLPAQDFKRVGDGDAGPNTGGMGAYAPLPWAPKDLVDDVVERIVQPVVDELDDRGATFSGLLYAGLALTSEGPQVIEFNCRFGDPETQVVLALLRSPLGKVLHATATGELADLPPLDWDSGAAVTVVLAADGYPGKPRTGDVITGGEIEGVLHAGTRRRDDGAVVSSGGRVLSVVGTGKNLKAARKDAYATVEKVHLAGSHHRTDIALLAAKGEIATPVS
- a CDS encoding glycerophosphodiester phosphodiesterase → MRKRLGVLALSGLAVLSVTGLAGAAEPGAGDVSAQARGHDGPVIVGHRGAPGYRPEHTLASYELAYRQGVDWVDVDLVPTKDGQLVARHENEIGGTTDVAKHPEFANRKATKVIDGASFTGWFTEDFTLAELKTLRATERIPQLRPNNKIYDGRYQIATYQEVLDLTRRLGRELRRELGTYPEIKHSTYFSSIKNPTEPKLVELLKRNGLNHPKAPVIIQSFEVSNLIALSRQVRVPLLQLTSATGAPADFVAKGDPRTYADLVTPAGLKEISKYADYLGPEKAQVIPVVNGALGAPTKLVADAHQAGLKVGPYTFRNENNFLPQNLRSSANLAEYGNAFAEQEAFLKAGVDGYFADHPDTALEAVKAFRGR